The Candidatus Nanohalococcus occultus genome contains a region encoding:
- a CDS encoding DUF192 domain-containing protein, with product MERKAILTAVFVSLAAALLATTFQSSGDANTVSFPESKADVTVEIADSPEEKRRGLMYREQLPIDQGMLFVYEDEDYRSFWMKNTLIPLDMIFIDGEGKIVTLHEAVPEPNTSDENLTRYRSSEPAMYVLEVNSTFVEKNNVREGEKVILPSRFS from the coding sequence GTGGAAAGAAAAGCGATTTTAACCGCAGTATTCGTATCCCTGGCGGCAGCTCTTCTAGCCACAACGTTTCAAAGTTCGGGAGATGCGAACACCGTCAGTTTTCCGGAATCGAAAGCAGATGTGACCGTGGAGATAGCTGATAGCCCGGAAGAAAAACGCAGAGGACTGATGTACCGAGAGCAGCTTCCGATCGATCAAGGCATGCTTTTCGTCTACGAAGACGAAGACTACCGAAGTTTCTGGATGAAAAATACGTTGATACCTCTGGATATGATCTTTATCGACGGCGAAGGCAAGATCGTTACCTTACACGAGGCCGTACCGGAACCGAACACTTCAGATGAGAACCTTACGCGTTACAGAAGCAGTGAGCCTGCGATGTACGTACTTGAAGTCAATTCTACGTTCGTAGAGAAAAATAATGTTAGAGAGGGAGAGAAAGTGATTCTCCCGTCCCGTTTTAGTTGA
- a CDS encoding MBL fold metallo-hydrolase: MKVYTLGGYEEVGRNMTAVEVEGEVVIFDMGYDMEEVVNSEGQIDEMTTNQTLETGAIPEDEQLLDKNVVAIVIGHGHLDHVGAIPKLAGAYDNAPIYATPYTMKIIERMIDDDRKNISNEMVTVQKGDETDLTDNLRLEFAHVNHSIPDATLSLLDTPEGYVVYGNDMKIDQSPIIEETTDVERLKEIGEEGVTLMVPGTTRVDSDGRARSEKSVEVELKDVLDSCYQAGGAVIASTFSSQISRLNSLIDANNGRRKIAFVGRSLKEYVKSAEELGLIDTSNIEVVSYFNECDDVMSKVDDNKEDWLVVATGNQGEPGAQMDKISSGTYGFNFEKGDHVIFSSKVIPTPVNEANRHTLEKKMKERGVRIYKGIHTTGHAHREDHRDFIKFLDPENIVPSHGHIQKLGSYVELAREEGYTLEEDIFVSENGREIQIN; this comes from the coding sequence ATGAAAGTTTACACATTAGGAGGATACGAAGAAGTCGGCCGTAACATGACAGCGGTCGAGGTAGAAGGCGAAGTTGTCATATTTGACATGGGTTACGACATGGAGGAAGTGGTTAACTCTGAAGGACAGATCGATGAGATGACCACGAACCAGACTCTTGAAACCGGAGCTATTCCAGAAGACGAACAGCTCTTGGACAAGAATGTCGTAGCTATCGTTATCGGACACGGTCACCTTGACCACGTTGGAGCAATTCCAAAGCTCGCAGGAGCTTACGATAACGCACCGATCTACGCAACGCCTTACACAATGAAAATCATCGAAAGAATGATCGACGACGACCGTAAAAACATCTCGAATGAGATGGTTACGGTTCAGAAAGGCGATGAAACCGATCTTACAGATAATCTACGTCTTGAGTTCGCACACGTCAACCACTCGATCCCTGACGCAACACTTTCCCTACTGGATACACCGGAAGGGTACGTTGTCTACGGAAACGACATGAAGATCGATCAGTCTCCGATCATCGAGGAAACAACCGATGTCGAGCGACTGAAAGAAATCGGCGAAGAAGGCGTCACGCTCATGGTTCCGGGAACAACAAGGGTTGATTCCGATGGCCGAGCAAGATCGGAAAAATCCGTTGAAGTCGAGCTAAAGGACGTCCTAGATTCCTGTTACCAGGCAGGAGGCGCAGTAATCGCTTCAACGTTCTCATCACAGATATCACGGCTTAACTCACTGATCGATGCGAACAACGGACGTAGAAAGATCGCTTTCGTCGGACGCTCGCTCAAAGAGTACGTCAAGTCCGCGGAAGAGCTAGGACTGATTGACACTTCGAACATCGAAGTAGTTTCCTACTTCAACGAATGTGATGACGTCATGAGCAAGGTCGATGACAACAAGGAAGACTGGCTTGTCGTCGCAACAGGAAACCAGGGAGAACCAGGCGCACAGATGGATAAGATCTCTTCAGGGACCTACGGATTCAACTTCGAGAAAGGAGATCACGTCATCTTCTCCAGTAAGGTAATTCCTACGCCTGTCAACGAAGCTAACCGTCACACACTCGAGAAGAAGATGAAAGAACGCGGAGTCCGGATCTACAAGGGAATCCACACAACTGGACACGCCCACCGTGAAGACCACCGTGACTTCATCAAGTTCCTTGACCCTGAAAACATCGTTCCAAGCCACGGACACATCCAGAAGCTTGGAAGCTACGTAGAACTCGCACGGGAAGAAGGATACACACTGGAAGAAGATATCTTCGTCTCAGAGAACGGAAGAGAGATCCAGATCAACTAA